A stretch of Saccharothrix texasensis DNA encodes these proteins:
- a CDS encoding putative PEP-binding protein, whose amino-acid sequence MSPREIPGVLLVGSPSTSVRGIANHTGRPLPGSVLVVEALGPELYDTIVRSAAVVCSGGGRTGHMESLCRSRGIPVLRIPHAELVGLVGEVTVRTDRESVTLGESEVSVNSVEYPTVTPDDLRSVCVVIADATDIQSTNAIQPRVDQVTSFFIREEFVCLSSGLSPLDALRAGIPEAERYGAAIGAELCAIVDQLVPGQRLVMRLLDLRSDDAAQITNDVDVDHESNPELGLHGARWLLHEPNYPHAFRALRAHVREHLGPDFDRLNFAVPFINDQDEFLRLRERLELPDDVPLSVFVETPAAVHSVTEFCEAGASEIFMGTKDLTQFYLAADRGNHRVASSYQTRHPAVMSGLRQSVEAGRRAGVPVHVFALGADVGYYFKHLPTDRFMMCTAELRQLALEAHESR is encoded by the coding sequence GTGAGCCCGCGCGAGATCCCCGGGGTTTTGCTCGTCGGTTCGCCGTCGACGAGTGTTCGCGGCATCGCCAACCACACCGGAAGACCGCTGCCCGGTTCCGTGCTGGTGGTCGAAGCGCTCGGCCCCGAGCTCTACGACACCATCGTCAGGTCGGCCGCCGTGGTCTGCTCCGGCGGTGGCCGCACCGGTCACATGGAATCCCTGTGCCGGTCGCGGGGAATCCCGGTGCTGCGGATTCCCCACGCCGAACTCGTCGGGCTGGTCGGGGAGGTGACCGTGCGGACCGACCGCGAATCGGTCACCCTCGGCGAATCCGAAGTCTCGGTGAACTCCGTCGAATACCCCACCGTCACCCCCGATGACCTCCGTTCGGTCTGCGTCGTGATCGCCGACGCGACCGACATCCAGTCGACGAACGCGATCCAACCCCGCGTCGACCAGGTGACCTCGTTCTTCATCCGCGAGGAGTTCGTCTGCCTCTCGTCGGGGCTCAGCCCCCTCGACGCGCTGCGCGCGGGAATTCCCGAGGCCGAGCGCTACGGCGCGGCGATCGGCGCGGAGCTGTGCGCCATCGTCGACCAGCTCGTCCCCGGGCAACGCCTCGTGATGAGGCTGCTGGACCTCCGGTCGGACGACGCCGCGCAGATCACCAACGACGTCGACGTCGACCACGAGTCGAATCCGGAACTCGGCCTGCACGGCGCGCGTTGGCTGCTGCACGAGCCGAACTACCCGCACGCGTTCCGGGCTTTGCGCGCCCATGTGCGGGAGCACCTCGGTCCGGACTTCGACCGGCTGAACTTCGCGGTGCCGTTCATCAACGACCAGGACGAGTTCCTGCGCCTGCGGGAGCGGCTCGAGCTGCCCGACGACGTGCCGCTGTCGGTCTTCGTGGAAACCCCCGCCGCCGTCCACTCGGTGACGGAGTTCTGCGAGGCCGGTGCGAGCGAGATCTTCATGGGCACCAAGGACCTGACGCAGTTCTACCTCGCCGCGGACCGGGGCAACCACCGGGTCGCCTCCTCGTACCAGACGCGGCACCCGGCGGTCATGTCCGGGCTGCGCCAGTCCGTGGAGGCGGGCAGGCGGGCGGGGGTGCCGGTCCACGTGTTCGCTCTGGGGGCGGACGTGGGCTACTACTTCAAGCACCTGCCGACCGACCGGTTCATGATGTGCACGGCCGAACTGAGGCAGCTCGCCCTGGAGGCCCACGAGTCACGGTGA
- a CDS encoding SDR family NAD(P)-dependent oxidoreductase, with protein MLVTVTGGTGFVGSHTVAELVRAGHRVRLLVRDAGAVEAATRPLEVPPDAVDVVVGDVTDERSVAAAVRGADAVVHAASVYSFDRRRRAEMLRTNAHGTEVVLSAARRAGAGRVVHVSSIAALFTPGVRVIREQSPVGTTREPYAATKAASEAIARRHQDEGAPVVISYPPALLGPHDPKLGDQIDRLRNTVRGIMPMWPAGGLQIGDVRDTAALHAALLSPDAAPGPVGRHFGPGHYLDMKEYLAGVREATGRALPAVFLPAAMMTPVGRLVDLVQPFWPWHIPAEYGAIATVGAAVRVDPAASTFDLKPRPFADTVTDAVRWLADTGAVTDRQAGRR; from the coding sequence ATGCTGGTGACCGTCACCGGAGGTACCGGTTTCGTCGGCTCGCACACGGTGGCGGAGCTCGTGCGCGCCGGCCACCGGGTCCGCCTGCTGGTCCGGGACGCGGGCGCGGTGGAAGCCGCCACGCGACCGTTGGAGGTGCCGCCCGACGCGGTGGACGTCGTCGTCGGGGACGTGACCGACGAGCGGTCGGTCGCCGCGGCGGTGCGGGGCGCGGACGCGGTGGTCCACGCGGCGTCGGTGTACTCGTTCGACCGGCGCAGGCGGGCGGAGATGCTGCGGACCAACGCGCACGGCACGGAGGTGGTGCTCTCCGCCGCCCGCCGTGCCGGCGCGGGCCGCGTCGTCCACGTGTCGAGCATCGCGGCGCTGTTCACGCCCGGTGTGCGGGTGATCCGCGAGCAGTCGCCCGTCGGCACGACCCGGGAGCCGTACGCGGCGACCAAGGCCGCGTCGGAGGCCATCGCGAGACGGCACCAGGACGAGGGGGCGCCGGTGGTCATCAGCTACCCGCCGGCCCTCCTCGGGCCCCACGACCCCAAGCTCGGCGACCAGATCGACCGGTTGCGCAACACGGTGCGCGGGATCATGCCGATGTGGCCCGCGGGCGGGTTGCAGATCGGCGACGTGCGGGACACGGCGGCGCTGCACGCGGCGCTGCTGTCCCCGGACGCGGCTCCGGGTCCCGTCGGCCGGCACTTCGGCCCCGGGCACTACCTGGACATGAAGGAGTACCTGGCCGGTGTCCGGGAGGCCACCGGGCGCGCGTTGCCCGCGGTCTTCCTGCCCGCGGCGATGATGACGCCCGTCGGGCGGCTCGTCGACCTGGTGCAGCCGTTCTGGCCGTGGCACATCCCCGCCGAGTACGGGGCCATCGCCACGGTCGGCGCGGCGGTCCGGGTCGACCCGGCCGCGAGCACGTTCGACCTCAAACCCCGCCCGTTCGCCGACACGGTCACCGACGCCGTGCGGTGGCTCGCCGACACCGGCGCGGTGACCGATCGCCAGGCAGGACGCCGATGA
- a CDS encoding acyl-CoA thioesterase, protein MTDYYEIRHTVGFEETNLVGNVYYVNYLRWQGRCREMFLKEKAPSVLKDLQDDLKLFTLKVECEFFSEITLFDDLSVRMRLEELTQTQIQFSFDYVKVTAGQEVLVAKGRQRIACMRGPNTNTVPSRVPEDLRKALAPYAEAPVLARAGLGG, encoded by the coding sequence ATGACCGACTACTACGAGATCCGCCACACGGTCGGCTTCGAGGAGACCAACCTCGTCGGCAACGTGTACTACGTGAACTACCTGCGGTGGCAGGGGCGGTGCCGGGAGATGTTCCTGAAGGAGAAGGCGCCGAGCGTGCTGAAGGACCTCCAGGACGACCTCAAGCTGTTCACCCTCAAGGTGGAGTGCGAGTTCTTCTCCGAGATCACCCTCTTCGACGACCTGTCGGTGCGGATGCGGCTGGAGGAGCTGACCCAGACGCAGATCCAGTTCAGCTTCGACTACGTCAAGGTCACCGCCGGCCAGGAGGTCCTGGTCGCCAAGGGACGGCAGCGGATCGCGTGCATGCGCGGCCCGAACACCAACACGGTGCCCTCCCGGGTGCCCGAAGACCTGCGGAAGGCGCTCGCGCCCTACGCCGAGGCCCCGGTGCTCGCCCGCGCCGGGCTGGGGGGATGA
- a CDS encoding enoyl-CoA hydratase-related protein, with the protein MPTLDRQDDVFTLDLGDAENRFHPDWIASVDAALGEVERAEGARALVTTATGKFFSNGLDLEWLMANGERHREYVVSVHGLFARVLSLPVITVAAIQGHAFAAGAMLSLAHDFRVMRADRGYWCLPEAEIGIPFTPGMSALIQSRLTPRTAHEAMTTARRYGGVAALDAGIVDHAVDEDAVRSTAVGIASAQAAKAGPTLGAIKARMYASTVDRLRDEDDPLG; encoded by the coding sequence ATGCCGACGCTCGACCGCCAGGACGACGTGTTCACCCTCGACCTCGGGGACGCCGAGAACCGGTTCCACCCCGACTGGATCGCCTCGGTCGACGCGGCCCTCGGCGAGGTGGAGCGGGCGGAGGGCGCCCGCGCCCTGGTCACCACCGCCACCGGCAAGTTCTTCTCCAACGGCCTGGACCTCGAGTGGCTGATGGCCAACGGCGAGCGCCACCGCGAGTACGTCGTGTCCGTGCACGGCCTGTTCGCGCGGGTGCTGTCGCTGCCCGTGATCACGGTGGCCGCGATCCAGGGGCACGCGTTCGCCGCCGGGGCGATGTTGTCCCTGGCGCACGACTTCCGCGTGATGCGCGCCGACCGCGGGTACTGGTGCCTGCCCGAAGCCGAGATCGGCATCCCGTTCACGCCGGGCATGTCCGCGTTGATCCAGTCCCGGCTTACCCCCCGGACCGCCCACGAGGCCATGACGACCGCCCGCCGCTACGGCGGCGTCGCCGCGCTCGACGCCGGCATCGTCGACCACGCGGTGGACGAGGACGCGGTCCGGTCGACCGCGGTGGGGATCGCCTCGGCGCAAGCGGCCAAGGCGGGTCCGACCCTCGGCGCCATCAAGGCGCGCATGTACGCGTCCACTGTGGACCGCCTGCGCGACGAGGACGACCCGCTCGGCTGA
- the lexA gene encoding transcriptional repressor LexA — protein MTAYDDLDAFEHLDTSTLPPRQQRILAVIRDWVVRHGYSPSTREIGDAVGLRSSSSVSKHLAALEEKGFLRRGAAVSRPMDVRLFLHRPPTRESADSVPVPVVGHIAAGTPIAAEEHVEDVLTLPRELTGRGTVFGLRVRGDSMVDAAICDGDIVVVRQQHEANSGQIVAAMIDGEATVKVYRRRGGHVVLEPRNPAYDVIDGDRAEILGAVVSVLRSV, from the coding sequence GTGACCGCCTACGACGATCTCGACGCCTTCGAGCACCTGGACACCTCCACCCTCCCGCCGCGCCAGCAGCGGATCCTCGCGGTGATCCGCGACTGGGTGGTCCGGCACGGGTACTCGCCGAGCACGCGGGAGATCGGCGACGCGGTGGGCCTGCGGTCGTCGTCCTCGGTGTCCAAGCACCTGGCGGCGCTGGAGGAGAAGGGCTTCCTGCGGCGCGGCGCCGCCGTGTCCCGGCCGATGGACGTGCGCCTGTTCCTGCACCGGCCGCCGACGCGGGAGAGCGCCGACTCCGTGCCCGTGCCCGTGGTCGGCCACATCGCCGCGGGCACGCCCATCGCGGCGGAGGAGCACGTGGAGGACGTCCTGACCCTGCCGCGCGAGCTGACCGGGCGCGGCACCGTGTTCGGCCTGCGGGTGCGCGGCGACTCGATGGTCGACGCGGCGATCTGCGACGGCGACATCGTGGTGGTGCGGCAGCAGCACGAGGCGAACTCGGGGCAGATCGTCGCCGCGATGATCGACGGCGAGGCGACCGTCAAGGTCTACCGCCGTCGCGGCGGGCACGTGGTCCTGGAGCCGCGCAACCCGGCCTACGACGTCATCGACGGCGACCGGGCCGAGATCCTCGGGGCCGTCGTCTCGGTGCTGCGCAGCGTCTGA
- a CDS encoding STAS domain-containing protein, whose amino-acid sequence MHGDGEQPPVTVEDAGDDGVVIAAVHGDLDVDSFRDVREALFTCLNGRASALVVDLGDVGFFGSMGIAVLVEARQRADVVGAGFAVVAGRRTVARPIRMTDTEDLLRLHRTQDEALAAVRARSARGADAEFSWWSS is encoded by the coding sequence GTGCACGGTGATGGAGAGCAGCCGCCGGTGACGGTCGAGGACGCGGGTGACGACGGTGTGGTGATCGCCGCCGTGCACGGCGACCTCGACGTCGACAGCTTCCGCGACGTGCGGGAAGCGTTGTTCACCTGCCTGAACGGTCGCGCGTCCGCGCTGGTGGTCGACCTGGGCGACGTGGGGTTCTTCGGGTCGATGGGCATCGCGGTGCTGGTCGAGGCGCGGCAGCGCGCGGACGTGGTGGGCGCCGGGTTCGCCGTCGTGGCGGGCAGGCGCACGGTGGCGCGGCCGATCCGGATGACCGACACCGAGGACCTGCTGCGGCTGCACCGCACCCAGGACGAGGCGCTGGCCGCGGTGCGCGCCCGGTCCGCGCGGGGCGCGGACGCCGAGTTCTCGTGGTGGTCGTCGTGA
- a CDS encoding FAD/NAD(P)-binding protein, which translates to MVKSFGRFRRVVVVGAGLAGTATTIRFLRFAREPLEVVLVERRPEYRSSGVAYQRESNHWHHVFNIQAGRMSAFREDVDDFIRWANQEADRSDWPADWRDFEFTESGPAPRRIYQDYLESRLAEAVREAAPGVRLVEVDGEVVDVEVFDDHAHVVVEHLVEPLGGGEDGHAVIEADHVVLATGLETKYPAFAAEVLEHPSFVRSPYSKSGIERLLGVRKDGVVAIVGTLLSAYDSATLLLRRGHEGRIYMISGSGLTPRTYPPDHRHQVLELPAPQLLGDHYEGREEFVRRFREEWDRACTVLTREHPEISPVVVTERVAKSWEPYLPAILERIPTDELRALLDGYGTLLAVLRVSAMSYTTDIVDAAMGEDKQIALTTGRVQHIRATGTGTLVLSVADRDSTRTIEADLVVSNFGRETNYERADSTLWSNLLRKEIAVPHRRTGRGVEVDPYGRLLGPDGTPSGPVSVVGSPREGDEIVRNGRTGAFTFNLAAIKNHSVEVAATTLHRLESCYDVSGGEIAGTVADAADPESRELVEHSVMLDVRRMAARHHDERQSLAARLEGNIQRLRELAAREGASPPSDRALRFAVSSAATTKLTDLSVTPRELRFLLGLEEAVEPVA; encoded by the coding sequence ATGGTGAAAAGCTTCGGCCGGTTCCGCAGGGTAGTCGTCGTCGGCGCGGGTCTGGCCGGCACCGCGACCACCATCCGCTTTCTCCGCTTCGCCCGCGAGCCTTTAGAGGTGGTGTTGGTGGAACGTCGTCCGGAATATCGGAGCTCCGGGGTGGCGTACCAGCGCGAGAGCAACCACTGGCACCACGTGTTCAACATCCAGGCGGGCCGCATGTCGGCATTCCGCGAGGACGTCGACGACTTCATCCGCTGGGCCAACCAGGAGGCCGACCGGTCGGACTGGCCGGCGGACTGGCGCGACTTCGAGTTCACCGAGTCCGGCCCCGCGCCGCGCCGGATCTACCAGGACTACCTGGAGAGCCGCCTCGCGGAGGCCGTCCGCGAGGCGGCGCCGGGCGTGCGGCTGGTCGAGGTCGACGGGGAGGTGGTCGACGTGGAGGTCTTCGACGACCACGCGCACGTCGTGGTGGAGCACCTGGTCGAGCCGCTCGGCGGCGGCGAGGACGGGCACGCGGTGATCGAGGCCGACCACGTCGTGCTCGCCACCGGGCTGGAGACGAAGTACCCGGCGTTCGCGGCCGAGGTGCTGGAGCACCCGTCGTTCGTGCGCAGCCCGTACTCCAAGAGCGGCATCGAGCGGCTGCTCGGCGTGCGGAAGGACGGCGTCGTCGCCATCGTCGGCACGCTGCTCAGCGCGTACGACTCGGCGACGCTGTTGTTGCGCCGGGGCCACGAAGGCCGGATCTACATGATCTCCGGTTCCGGGCTGACGCCCCGCACCTATCCGCCGGACCACCGGCACCAAGTGCTCGAACTGCCCGCTCCGCAACTGCTCGGCGACCACTACGAAGGCCGCGAGGAATTCGTCCGCCGATTCCGCGAAGAATGGGACCGAGCCTGTACCGTCCTCACCCGTGAGCATCCCGAGATATCTCCGGTGGTGGTGACGGAACGGGTCGCGAAATCGTGGGAGCCGTACCTGCCCGCGATTCTGGAACGGATTCCAACGGACGAGCTGCGGGCACTGCTCGACGGTTACGGGACGCTTTTGGCCGTGCTGCGGGTGAGTGCCATGTCCTACACCACGGACATCGTCGACGCGGCGATGGGCGAGGACAAGCAGATCGCGCTCACCACCGGTCGCGTGCAGCACATCCGGGCCACCGGAACGGGCACGCTGGTGCTGTCCGTCGCGGACCGGGATTCGACGCGGACGATCGAAGCGGATCTCGTGGTGTCGAACTTCGGGCGCGAGACGAACTACGAGCGCGCCGATTCGACGCTCTGGTCGAACCTGCTGCGCAAGGAGATCGCCGTGCCGCACCGGCGCACCGGGCGCGGCGTCGAGGTCGACCCCTACGGCCGGCTCCTCGGGCCCGACGGCACGCCGTCCGGTCCCGTGTCCGTCGTGGGCAGCCCCCGGGAGGGCGACGAGATCGTCCGCAACGGCCGGACCGGCGCGTTCACGTTCAACCTGGCCGCCATCAAGAACCACTCCGTGGAAGTCGCGGCCACCACGCTGCACCGCCTCGAATCGTGTTACGACGTGTCGGGCGGCGAGATCGCCGGAACGGTGGCCGACGCCGCCGATCCCGAATCGCGCGAACTCGTCGAGCACTCGGTCATGCTCGACGTCCGCCGGATGGCCGCGCGCCACCACGACGAACGCCAGTCGCTCGCGGCCCGGCTCGAGGGGAACATCCAGCGGCTGCGCGAACTCGCCGCGCGCGAGGGCGCGTCACCGCCGAGTGATCGCGCCTTGCGGTTCGCGGTGAGCTCGGCCGCCACCACGAAGCTGACCGACCTCTCCGTGACCCCGCGCGAACTCCGTTTCCTGCTGGGCCTCGAAGAGGCGGTGGAGCCGGTCGCCTGA
- a CDS encoding flavin reductase family protein, whose protein sequence is MRDMYESAPTMEETTLRDAMSLFATGVTVLTVGGEHAHGMTANAFTSVSLDPPLVLACIAHSAVMHDAIANTKRFGVSIMGADQRDTAKYFADKRRPLGPEQFDAVDWIEGPHSGAPLLNGSLAWLECELVQFYDGGDHTIFVGQVLRSSRGADASALLFYGSSFHQV, encoded by the coding sequence ATGAGGGACATGTACGAGTCGGCGCCCACGATGGAGGAGACCACGCTGCGGGACGCGATGTCCCTGTTCGCGACCGGGGTCACGGTGTTGACCGTCGGCGGCGAGCACGCCCACGGCATGACGGCGAACGCGTTCACCTCGGTGTCGCTCGACCCGCCGCTCGTGCTGGCCTGCATCGCCCACTCGGCGGTCATGCACGACGCCATCGCCAACACCAAGCGGTTCGGCGTGTCGATCATGGGCGCCGACCAGCGGGACACCGCGAAGTACTTCGCCGACAAGCGCCGGCCGCTCGGGCCGGAGCAGTTCGACGCGGTCGACTGGATCGAGGGACCGCACAGCGGCGCGCCGCTGCTGAACGGTTCGCTGGCCTGGCTGGAGTGCGAGCTGGTGCAGTTCTACGACGGCGGGGACCACACGATCTTCGTCGGTCAGGTGCTGAGGTCCAGTCGCGGCGCGGACGCGTCGGCGCTGCTGTTCTACGGCAGCTCGTTCCACCAGGTCTGA
- a CDS encoding TetR/AcrR family transcriptional regulator codes for MAGDLFYQRGIRATGVDLVAAEAGVAPTTLYRLFASKDDLVGAYVELADLELRDRFTAAVEEAGPDPRDQILAVFDLMFAEVSSATFRGCKFLMSMAEFPEPGLPAHRNALAAKSWTRARFRELTGELGVEDPDALSDHLVLVFEGLHASGQSFGPDGPAKRGRGLAEALLPAAAPRSGGT; via the coding sequence GTGGCCGGGGACCTGTTCTACCAGAGGGGGATCCGCGCCACGGGCGTCGACCTCGTCGCCGCCGAGGCCGGCGTCGCGCCCACCACCCTCTACCGCTTGTTCGCGTCCAAGGACGACCTCGTCGGCGCCTACGTCGAGCTCGCCGACCTGGAGCTCCGCGACCGGTTCACCGCCGCGGTCGAGGAGGCGGGCCCCGACCCGCGCGACCAGATCCTGGCGGTGTTCGACCTCATGTTCGCCGAGGTGTCCTCCGCGACGTTCCGCGGCTGCAAGTTCCTCATGTCGATGGCCGAGTTCCCGGAACCCGGGCTGCCCGCGCACCGCAACGCCCTCGCGGCGAAGTCGTGGACCAGGGCGCGGTTCCGGGAGCTGACGGGCGAGCTCGGGGTCGAGGACCCGGACGCGCTGTCCGACCACCTGGTGCTGGTCTTCGAAGGCCTGCACGCGTCGGGTCAGTCGTTCGGTCCGGACGGCCCCGCCAAGCGGGGACGGGGCCTGGCCGAAGCGCTCCTCCCGGCCGCCGCGCCGCGGTCGGGAGGAACCTGA
- a CDS encoding carotenoid oxygenase family protein produces the protein MERVDGVVGVVASVREVAEALVVRGALPAELDGALVWSGKYGVSGVRLGPDGARWYRGPRPAALAPADWPSGATMARPVFDGQVWHTAMSHPDLGYAEHVTLGLDGEVLRAEPFPLDGAPRMRAVGVTDRFVVVFDSAPYYSRAADLVGLRDPYSGPATGPTRIGLLAYGRPLWFEVAEGEVLSLVNAYEDLGRVVVDAVWAPGVLRRHTLDLATGGVRRVELPAMDVGVVDERLAGRRHRFVFGTAGTAVVRHDVALGCTWRRELGVTPGQPVFVPGGEDEGQGWVVVVAGDEVLVLDAADLAGPPVAVVRLPFAVEASRCATWLAGGDAA, from the coding sequence ATGGAACGCGTGGACGGGGTGGTGGGCGTGGTCGCGTCGGTACGGGAAGTCGCGGAAGCGCTGGTGGTGCGAGGTGCGCTGCCCGCCGAGCTGGACGGTGCGCTCGTCTGGTCCGGCAAGTACGGCGTGTCGGGTGTCCGGCTGGGGCCGGACGGCGCGCGGTGGTACCGCGGGCCCAGGCCGGCGGCCCTCGCGCCGGCCGACTGGCCCTCGGGCGCCACGATGGCCCGCCCCGTCTTCGACGGCCAGGTGTGGCACACGGCCATGTCGCACCCGGACCTCGGCTACGCCGAGCACGTCACGCTCGGCCTCGACGGCGAGGTGCTGCGCGCGGAGCCCTTCCCGCTGGACGGCGCGCCCCGGATGCGCGCGGTCGGCGTGACGGACCGGTTCGTGGTCGTCTTCGACTCGGCGCCGTACTACAGCCGCGCCGCCGACCTCGTCGGGCTGCGCGACCCGTACTCCGGCCCGGCCACCGGCCCCACGCGCATCGGCCTGCTCGCCTACGGCCGCCCGCTCTGGTTCGAGGTGGCCGAGGGCGAGGTGCTGTCCCTGGTCAACGCCTACGAGGACCTCGGCCGCGTGGTCGTGGACGCCGTGTGGGCGCCGGGCGTGCTGCGCCGCCACACGCTGGACCTCGCCACCGGCGGCGTGCGCCGGGTCGAGCTGCCGGCGATGGACGTCGGCGTCGTCGACGAGCGCCTCGCGGGCCGCCGCCACCGCTTCGTGTTCGGCACGGCGGGCACCGCGGTCGTCCGCCACGACGTGGCGCTGGGCTGCACGTGGCGCCGCGAGCTCGGCGTCACGCCCGGCCAGCCGGTGTTCGTGCCCGGCGGCGAGGACGAGGGCCAGGGCTGGGTGGTGGTCGTCGCGGGTGACGAGGTGCTGGTGCTGGACGCGGCCGACCTCGCCGGTCCGCCGGTCGCGGTGGTGCGCCTGCCGTTCGCGGTGGAGGCGTCCCGGTGCGCCACGTGGCTCGCGGGCGGCGACGCGGCGTGA
- a CDS encoding acyl-CoA carboxylase subunit beta translates to MDLLRERNDDLRDRAVSNAEAVRRQRSLGKHTARERLDMLLDKGSFTEIELYRRHQAHGLKVSEHRPHTDGVVAGSGTIDGRRVFVYAQDFTIFGGSLGQAHAAKIHKVMDMAVDTGSPIIALNDSGGARIQEGVMALDGYGGIFRRQVEASGVIPQIAVVLGPSAGGAAYSPALADFTFMVRGTAQMYLTGPDVVQAVSGEKVTHDELGGASVHGELSGVASFVHDDEESCLEDVRYLVSMLPSNNLESPPAFEPVGAVDDVRPEFASIVPVEPNKPYDMRTLIEELVDDGEFLEVHEEWARNVVVAFGRIDGAVVGLVGNQPLVFAGVLDIEASQKAARFVRFCDAFGIPLVSLVDVPGFLPGTAQEHAGVIRHGAKLLYAYCEASVPRIQVIVRKAYGGAYIVMDSRSIGTDLALAWPTNEIAVMGAEGAVNVIFRKELAASADPDALRAELLAEYSEQLVHPYYAAERGLVDDVIDPSHTRSAVARGLAMLRDKRRPTPARKHGNVPL, encoded by the coding sequence ATGGACCTGCTGCGGGAGCGCAACGACGACCTGCGCGACCGGGCGGTGTCCAACGCCGAGGCGGTGCGCCGGCAGCGCTCGCTCGGCAAGCACACGGCGCGCGAGCGCCTGGACATGCTGCTGGACAAGGGCTCGTTCACCGAGATCGAGCTCTACCGGCGGCACCAGGCGCACGGCCTGAAGGTGTCCGAGCACCGCCCCCACACCGACGGCGTGGTGGCGGGCTCGGGCACCATCGACGGCCGGCGCGTGTTCGTCTACGCGCAGGACTTCACCATCTTCGGCGGCTCGCTCGGCCAGGCGCACGCGGCGAAGATCCACAAGGTGATGGACATGGCCGTCGACACCGGCTCGCCCATCATCGCGCTGAACGACAGCGGCGGCGCGCGCATCCAGGAAGGCGTGATGGCGCTGGACGGCTACGGCGGCATCTTCCGCCGCCAGGTCGAGGCGTCCGGCGTCATCCCGCAGATCGCGGTGGTGCTGGGGCCGTCCGCGGGCGGCGCCGCGTACTCGCCCGCGCTGGCCGACTTCACGTTCATGGTGCGCGGCACGGCGCAGATGTACCTGACCGGTCCCGACGTGGTGCAGGCCGTGTCGGGGGAGAAGGTCACGCACGACGAGCTGGGCGGCGCGTCGGTGCACGGCGAGCTGTCGGGCGTGGCGTCGTTCGTGCACGACGACGAGGAGTCGTGCCTGGAGGACGTCCGCTACCTGGTGTCGATGCTGCCGTCGAACAACCTGGAGTCCCCGCCCGCCTTCGAGCCCGTCGGCGCGGTGGACGACGTGCGGCCGGAGTTCGCCTCGATCGTGCCCGTCGAGCCGAACAAGCCCTACGACATGCGCACCCTGATCGAGGAGTTGGTCGACGACGGCGAGTTCCTCGAGGTGCACGAGGAGTGGGCGCGCAACGTGGTGGTCGCGTTCGGCCGGATCGACGGCGCGGTCGTGGGGCTGGTCGGCAACCAGCCCCTGGTGTTCGCGGGCGTGCTGGACATCGAGGCGTCCCAGAAGGCGGCGCGGTTCGTGCGGTTCTGCGACGCGTTCGGCATCCCGCTCGTGTCCCTCGTGGACGTGCCGGGCTTCCTCCCGGGCACGGCGCAGGAGCACGCGGGCGTGATCCGGCACGGGGCGAAGCTGCTCTACGCCTACTGCGAGGCGTCCGTGCCGCGCATCCAGGTCATCGTGCGCAAGGCCTACGGCGGCGCGTACATCGTGATGGACTCCCGGTCCATCGGGACGGACCTGGCGCTGGCCTGGCCCACCAACGAGATCGCGGTGATGGGCGCGGAGGGCGCGGTGAACGTCATCTTCCGCAAGGAGCTCGCCGCGTCGGCCGACCCGGACGCGCTGCGGGCCGAGCTGCTAGCGGAGTACTCGGAACAGCTCGTGCACCCGTACTACGCGGCCGAGCGGGGCCTCGTGGACGACGTGATCGACCCGTCCCACACCCGGTCCGCGGTCGCCCGGGGACTGGCGATGCTGCGCGACAAGCGGCGCCCGACGCCCGCGCGCAAGCACGGCAACGTGCCGCTGTAG